The Leadbettera azotonutricia ZAS-9 genome has a window encoding:
- a CDS encoding glycosyltransferase family 4 protein: MTILGIFLLNQIRTGGDRRYLELMELLAERKNNVFVIMNAFLDYTPHFFNKIEISVKYVRHHLPPASWLFKKHINNNLNKIKTEIINKGFSSMDIIHIHGDINIKSSLLLKKKLKCPLFYASRCNDIDRAKILRLYGKLTPKEYIFSLLNIPINKFREGQIGHYADLVTFQNSKDRDCFLARTKCDKSRTIIIPGNIGLPRCTPEWEHKNISSKMEKIVYIGSISAGKGFWDLLKTLADLKKKGFGFLRCFALGRKENVAQTLQLIKQLNVEDMVCIEGFKDPFPYLAECDLMVYPTLYDAFPDTVLEALHTDCPVIASSVGGLSDMLQYPELLFESGNIPEITTIIERCITNNSFYLHIRKLCAERKSVYHFDWAGKFENTMKEYLKQKGNKASKQ; the protein is encoded by the coding sequence ATGACTATACTTGGCATATTTCTTCTTAATCAAATCCGTACTGGCGGGGATCGGCGTTACCTTGAACTCATGGAATTACTGGCTGAGCGGAAAAACAATGTTTTTGTTATAATGAATGCCTTTCTAGATTATACGCCGCATTTTTTTAATAAAATTGAGATATCTGTTAAATATGTTCGCCATCATTTACCTCCCGCCTCTTGGCTTTTTAAAAAACATATTAACAATAATTTAAATAAAATTAAAACAGAAATAATAAACAAAGGATTTTCCTCAATGGATATTATTCACATACATGGCGACATAAATATAAAATCGTCATTATTACTAAAAAAAAAATTAAAATGCCCTTTATTCTATGCTTCGCGCTGTAATGACATTGATAGAGCTAAAATATTACGCTTATACGGAAAGTTAACTCCGAAGGAATATATTTTTTCGTTATTAAATATACCAATTAACAAATTTCGTGAAGGGCAGATCGGACATTACGCTGATTTAGTCACTTTTCAAAACAGTAAAGATCGTGATTGCTTTCTTGCAAGAACTAAATGCGATAAATCTAGAACAATTATTATTCCAGGGAATATAGGACTGCCCAGATGTACTCCTGAATGGGAACATAAAAACATTTCTTCAAAAATGGAAAAAATAGTTTATATTGGTTCTATTTCTGCCGGTAAGGGCTTTTGGGATTTGCTAAAAACTCTTGCAGATTTAAAGAAAAAAGGGTTTGGCTTTTTGCGCTGTTTTGCACTAGGAAGAAAAGAAAACGTTGCTCAAACTCTGCAACTTATAAAACAACTTAATGTCGAAGATATGGTTTGCATAGAAGGCTTTAAAGATCCCTTCCCCTATCTCGCGGAATGCGATCTAATGGTCTACCCTACCCTTTATGATGCTTTTCCTGACACGGTACTTGAGGCTCTTCATACTGATTGCCCGGTGATTGCATCATCTGTTGGGGGTCTTTCCGATATGCTTCAATACCCTGAATTACTTTTTGAATCTGGCAATATACCGGAAATAACAACCATTATAGAGAGATGTATCACAAATAATTCTTTCTATTTGCATATTAGAAAACTTTGTGCTGAACGTAAGTCTGTTTATCATTTTGACTGGGCTGGAAAATTTGAAAATACCATGAAAGAATATCTTAAACAGAAGGGAAATAAAGCTTCAAAACAATAA
- the yidC gene encoding membrane protein insertase YidC, with product MPLSDLLYTFFIWPIRIIIEFLFVLFNRTFYDAGLAVVFLSLAVNTILLPIYAVADKWQQEERNLQKGMKKKLTDIKAVFKGDERQMIINAYYRQMGYSPLSALKSSIGLLLQIPFFIAAYQLLSHTPSLAGESFWVLKNLGNPDGFIHAGNRAINIMPFIMTAVNIASAFIYTKDLGRREKIQLFGISLVFLVLLYNSPSGLVLYWTCNNIFSLGKNIAASKLKHPGRMLQIVTSAFAIILIIGALSGIFDIDRYRFLFAGIGFALFLAPFAWKLLTRYAVTLKSPFTEWRLLYFSSIALLCLILGALIPGQVIAGSVSDFSAPWQFLLRTFIQSIAFTVLIPLLVWAFANRDVRKILAIGFGIIAFLALVCLFALSSSYGVMTNSFKIEDTQLIVKAFPFWVNLAAAAVSIIIPAVFVLIKKQKILASLYNATALAILVMAIINMAGINREIRELEKIRNSAPVANESVSVFPFTSKGTNTFVMFLDRALGIAMHTALEQMPELNAKLDGFTWYPNTLSFGHCTITGLPALMGGYDYTPEKIDLRKDELLKDKINESLTVLPKLFGEAGYRVSVSDPTMTNMQLISDISVFKGMKNVTAQNLDGRFSKRFMEEFPHEAEQLIDSFDFDILFRYGLFRVALPALRYGIHYKGIWWRDGASNAYGRGVTEYASLYYLSDFCAVDEGPDTLNIFTNETTHEPGAYDSSLLPVPGLIHYDEVEIAAFGSEDNASYMYTFMSAMKAVTRWIDSLKEMAVYDNSRIIIVSDHGNGFDTDLFEGSGMEAYNPLLLVKQPGARGSLSISHEFMTNADVPSLATADFKGAINPYLGTPINMASKSGTLTVAQAVSSQPRRHGPYQFSLARTRKLLEKDIFSALSWADWQGNK from the coding sequence ATGCCGCTATCTGATCTGCTTTATACTTTTTTTATCTGGCCCATACGGATAATAATCGAATTCCTTTTTGTCCTTTTTAACCGGACTTTTTATGATGCCGGGCTGGCAGTTGTTTTTTTAAGCCTTGCTGTAAACACCATACTGCTTCCGATTTATGCTGTTGCCGACAAGTGGCAGCAGGAAGAACGGAATCTGCAAAAAGGGATGAAAAAAAAGCTGACCGACATAAAGGCTGTCTTTAAGGGCGATGAACGGCAAATGATCATCAATGCCTACTACCGGCAGATGGGATATTCCCCATTGTCCGCATTGAAATCCAGCATAGGATTGCTTCTGCAAATACCGTTTTTTATCGCGGCCTATCAATTGCTATCCCATACCCCGTCCCTGGCAGGGGAATCTTTTTGGGTTTTGAAAAACCTTGGCAATCCCGACGGCTTTATCCATGCGGGGAATAGGGCGATCAATATCATGCCTTTCATTATGACTGCGGTGAATATCGCTTCCGCTTTTATATACACCAAAGATTTGGGCAGACGCGAAAAAATACAGCTCTTCGGAATTTCCCTTGTTTTTTTGGTATTATTATATAATTCCCCATCAGGATTGGTGCTTTACTGGACCTGCAACAATATATTTTCCCTGGGCAAAAATATAGCCGCCTCAAAATTAAAGCACCCCGGTAGAATGCTCCAGATAGTAACTTCCGCCTTTGCGATTATCCTAATAATCGGCGCGCTTTCCGGTATTTTTGACATTGACCGCTACAGGTTTTTATTTGCCGGAATTGGTTTTGCCCTGTTCCTTGCGCCTTTTGCCTGGAAGCTGTTGACGCGGTACGCGGTCACCCTGAAATCCCCGTTTACGGAATGGCGGCTTTTATACTTTTCTTCCATAGCTTTGCTTTGTTTGATTCTTGGCGCCCTTATCCCCGGGCAGGTCATTGCGGGATCGGTTTCCGATTTCTCCGCGCCCTGGCAATTCTTGCTGCGAACCTTTATTCAATCCATTGCATTTACTGTTTTGATCCCTTTACTTGTATGGGCTTTCGCCAATAGGGATGTCAGGAAAATCCTTGCCATTGGTTTTGGGATAATTGCCTTTTTGGCCCTTGTATGCCTGTTCGCCTTAAGCTCTTCCTATGGCGTCATGACCAATAGCTTCAAAATAGAAGATACCCAATTGATCGTCAAGGCGTTTCCATTCTGGGTTAACCTTGCTGCGGCCGCTGTATCGATTATAATTCCCGCTGTTTTCGTGTTGATTAAAAAACAGAAAATCCTTGCTTCCCTGTATAATGCAACCGCTCTGGCAATTCTCGTTATGGCAATTATTAATATGGCAGGCATCAATAGGGAAATCAGGGAGCTTGAAAAAATCAGGAATTCCGCCCCGGTAGCAAACGAATCTGTCTCTGTGTTTCCTTTTACAAGCAAAGGGACAAATACTTTTGTAATGTTTCTTGACAGGGCTCTTGGCATAGCCATGCATACCGCCCTGGAGCAGATGCCCGAATTAAATGCAAAATTGGACGGCTTTACCTGGTATCCAAACACCCTTTCTTTTGGGCATTGCACTATTACCGGCCTTCCGGCATTGATGGGGGGATACGATTATACCCCGGAAAAAATCGATCTGCGAAAAGATGAATTGCTAAAAGATAAGATAAACGAGTCTCTCACTGTATTGCCAAAATTATTCGGGGAAGCAGGGTACAGGGTTTCGGTTTCCGACCCTACCATGACTAATATGCAGCTTATTTCTGATATTTCAGTTTTTAAAGGCATGAAAAATGTCACAGCCCAAAACCTTGACGGGCGTTTTAGCAAGCGCTTCATGGAAGAATTCCCCCATGAGGCTGAGCAGCTTATCGATAGTTTTGATTTTGATATATTATTCCGCTATGGGCTTTTCAGGGTTGCATTGCCGGCACTTCGTTACGGCATCCATTATAAAGGAATCTGGTGGCGCGACGGTGCGTCCAATGCGTATGGCCGGGGGGTAACTGAATACGCAAGCCTTTATTATTTATCCGATTTTTGTGCCGTCGATGAAGGGCCTGATACGCTGAATATTTTTACCAATGAGACAACCCATGAACCAGGGGCGTATGATTCAAGCCTTTTGCCTGTGCCCGGCTTAATCCATTATGACGAAGTAGAAATCGCTGCATTTGGTTCCGAGGACAATGCAAGCTATATGTATACATTTATGTCGGCTATGAAAGCCGTAACCCGCTGGATTGATAGCCTTAAAGAAATGGCGGTATACGATAATTCACGGATTATCATTGTTTCCGATCACGGCAACGGCTTTGACACTGACCTCTTTGAAGGAAGCGGTATGGAAGCCTATAATCCGCTGCTATTGGTAAAGCAGCCTGGCGCAAGGGGAAGCCTGTCCATATCGCACGAATTTATGACAAACGCCGATGTCCCATCCCTGGCGACAGCGGATTTTAAAGGTGCAATCAACCCTTACCTGGGTACACCCATAAATATGGCTTCAAAAAGCGGAACTTTGACTGTGGCGCAGGCAGTATCTTCCCAGCCCCGCCGTCATGGCCCGTACCAGTTCAGCCTTGCAAGAACACGGAAGCTTCTGGAAAAGGATATTTTCAGCGCCCTGTCATGGGCCGATTGGCAGGGGAACAAATAA
- a CDS encoding glucosamine inositolphosphorylceramide transferase family protein — translation MKPITLFRIKKKLLRTFFYEQWSLLVCDPDGNILKTIIPPINCQWADPFPVEYNGKTYIFIEQQLGSANGTLGVIELYPDLTISVLTPILEKNYHLSFPNVFCIREGNNDIWYMIPETHENNTIDLYQASDFPYKWDYTMTLMHNVIAVDSTVFYYNQKWWLFTNIETKPDPINKNLSAFYSNSFPSDTWTPHLQNPLVSNLENSRMAGTVFYNTQNRSPYRPAQNCLKDYGKETNINEIMELTPFSYKEKLINTYLPERNLHAVCTHTINYTDKYMLRDIKTRTFRGNLKK, via the coding sequence ATGAAACCTATAACTTTATTTAGGATTAAAAAGAAATTACTTCGTACTTTTTTTTATGAACAATGGTCGCTTTTGGTTTGCGATCCTGATGGCAATATACTTAAAACCATAATCCCTCCTATAAATTGCCAATGGGCTGATCCCTTTCCAGTTGAATATAATGGCAAAACTTATATCTTTATAGAGCAGCAGTTGGGAAGTGCAAATGGAACTTTAGGGGTAATTGAACTCTACCCTGATTTAACTATTTCGGTTCTTACGCCTATTTTAGAAAAAAATTATCATCTTTCGTTTCCCAATGTTTTTTGTATAAGAGAAGGCAATAACGATATTTGGTATATGATTCCGGAAACTCATGAAAATAATACCATCGATCTGTATCAAGCCTCCGATTTCCCTTATAAATGGGATTACACAATGACCTTAATGCATAATGTTATTGCGGTTGATTCAACAGTTTTTTATTATAATCAAAAATGGTGGCTTTTTACAAATATTGAAACAAAACCTGATCCTATAAACAAAAATTTATCTGCTTTTTATTCCAATTCCTTCCCTTCTGATACTTGGACTCCTCATTTACAAAATCCCTTAGTTTCCAATCTTGAAAATAGCCGTATGGCCGGGACGGTTTTTTATAATACACAAAATAGGTCCCCCTATCGGCCTGCTCAAAATTGCCTTAAAGATTATGGAAAAGAAACAAATATTAATGAAATTATGGAATTGACACCATTTTCTTATAAAGAAAAACTAATTAATACATATCTTCCTGAGCGAAATCTTCATGCGGTTTGTACCCATACCATAAATTATACAGATAAATATATGTTACGAGATATAAAAACAAGAACATTTCGAGGGAATTTAAAAAAATGA
- a CDS encoding glycosyltransferase, which produces MITVLVSYERISLFHTMEPFFSKKFRKLFHFTQSPEYCLTKDKNSVLFMERCFQHREPRDLASDELSLIKKLRDKYKTIVFLNGQPEAGTNRLDLLPYVDRLFYKSVFSDPGNYTKDLYAKNLFADYYHKKFNISDKDTEYRYKPVVSIGDIKRIELSWNIGVGNYPRKNWPQRAGVVLARSGFPGLRQFFKTKLKKRPSDFSDPARPIAVHARIDPVSCESIAYQRRLYIEKSATNKLFLTGIVPQNQYYQELKKSKMTLSPFGWGEVCFRDFEAIISGSLLLKPDMSHLKTWPDVYIPYETYIPTNWDGTDLIEKAEAYLSNDQERKRIAENAWEQYRSQLAGLDDRFISIFHDIL; this is translated from the coding sequence ATGATCACCGTCCTGGTTTCTTACGAACGAATTTCCCTTTTCCATACAATGGAGCCTTTCTTTAGCAAAAAATTCCGAAAGCTATTCCATTTTACCCAATCACCGGAGTATTGCCTGACTAAAGACAAAAATTCTGTCCTCTTTATGGAACGCTGCTTTCAGCATAGAGAACCCAGGGATTTGGCTTCCGACGAATTAAGCCTCATTAAAAAATTGCGCGACAAATATAAGACCATTGTGTTTTTAAATGGCCAGCCCGAGGCCGGCACAAACCGTTTGGATTTATTGCCTTATGTAGACAGGCTCTTTTATAAATCGGTTTTTTCTGATCCTGGCAATTACACAAAGGATCTTTATGCGAAAAACCTTTTTGCGGACTATTATCACAAGAAATTCAATATAAGCGACAAAGATACTGAATACCGGTACAAACCTGTCGTAAGCATAGGGGACATAAAACGCATAGAACTCTCCTGGAATATCGGCGTGGGAAATTATCCCCGCAAAAACTGGCCCCAGCGCGCGGGCGTGGTTCTGGCGCGGTCGGGCTTCCCTGGCTTAAGGCAGTTTTTTAAAACTAAATTGAAAAAACGGCCTTCGGATTTCTCTGATCCGGCCAGGCCTATTGCGGTCCATGCCAGAATTGATCCTGTATCATGCGAATCCATTGCCTATCAACGGCGGTTGTATATTGAAAAAAGCGCAACGAACAAGCTTTTTTTAACCGGGATTGTGCCGCAAAACCAGTATTATCAGGAATTAAAAAAATCCAAAATGACCTTGTCCCCTTTTGGCTGGGGTGAAGTCTGCTTCCGTGATTTTGAAGCCATTATCTCAGGCAGCTTGCTGTTAAAGCCGGATATGTCCCATTTGAAAACCTGGCCCGATGTCTATATCCCCTACGAAACCTATATCCCAACGAATTGGGATGGAACCGATTTAATAGAAAAGGCAGAAGCCTATTTGTCAAATGATCAGGAAAGGAAGCGTATTGCCGAAAATGCCTGGGAACAGTATCGTTCACAGCTTGCGGGCCTGGACGATAGATTCATTTCCATTTTTCACGATATATTATAG
- a CDS encoding glycosyltransferase gives MSKTKGIITIAIGKKFINQAKYLAYSCMLHTPHTIRAVITDTPDLLSGYFDFIIPYNQEYSNPFIVKTRLHIYTPFDKTLYLDADSLVINEIDTYWEALENSCYAYTGELIKNGVWYFDIEKAMMQMSLSWIPKFNSGMFLFKKSEEVETIFDVAYEYLINQKEKNLNIDFFRKQMLPDEPFLAIALAKQDIKPIDDHGRFSRSLIGAKKIHINVIKGFAFFIKNECQVFPLIVHFCGKFGNFIYFFEKIRLNFYFNPPLSGLLTNILTIARKLLKK, from the coding sequence ATGTCTAAAACTAAAGGTATAATTACAATTGCTATTGGAAAAAAATTCATAAATCAAGCAAAATATCTAGCCTATTCATGTATGCTGCATACACCTCACACTATCCGAGCGGTAATTACTGACACCCCTGATCTTCTTTCCGGCTATTTTGATTTTATAATTCCGTATAACCAGGAATATAGTAATCCGTTTATTGTAAAAACCCGATTACATATTTATACCCCCTTTGACAAAACGTTATATCTTGATGCTGATTCTTTAGTAATAAACGAAATTGATACCTACTGGGAAGCCCTGGAAAATTCTTGTTATGCATATACTGGGGAACTTATAAAGAATGGGGTATGGTATTTCGATATAGAAAAAGCAATGATGCAAATGTCACTTTCATGGATTCCTAAATTCAACAGTGGTATGTTTCTCTTTAAAAAAAGTGAAGAAGTGGAAACAATTTTTGATGTAGCATATGAATATTTGATAAATCAAAAAGAAAAAAATTTAAACATTGATTTTTTTAGAAAACAAATGCTCCCCGATGAGCCTTTCTTGGCTATTGCACTGGCAAAACAGGATATAAAGCCAATTGATGATCATGGTCGTTTTTCAAGAAGCCTAATCGGAGCAAAAAAAATACATATAAATGTAATAAAAGGATTTGCATTCTTTATTAAAAATGAGTGTCAGGTATTCCCCTTAATTGTGCATTTTTGCGGAAAATTCGGAAATTTTATATATTTTTTTGAAAAAATCAGGTTAAATTTCTACTTTAACCCTCCCCTTTCCGGACTTTTGACAAATATCCTTACTATAGCAAGGAAACTCCTAAAAAAATGA
- a CDS encoding YidC/Oxa1 family membrane protein insertase, with the protein MLDILFNIIIYPIKLLLECVYMILSVSVFKDNIGVSLAGLSITVNLLCLPLYTKAEKLQEAERDIQKRLAPRAADIKKYFKGDERYMILSMHYRENHYHPIMALRSSLSLLIQIPFFIAAYTFLSHLDILNGRSLFILRDLSAPDALFTISSFKINALPVLMTIINIGAGLIYSRGFPLKDKVQLYLMSLVFLVLLYNSPSVLVLYWTFNNIFSLVKNILFKIKNPFKIIYFLGCLLFAFFMIYVVFIRYNEPMRAARNKLFAVAIFIFFACIPFFIFLLNRFIKPKFFFLFNNLQNSLVIMTFSCFCLLILVGCYIPFNIVSSDPIQFATIENIKNLFTILIYPAVQAVGFFLFWPLYIFFLSPKKLKSIFAMIASVTAITAFINLFIFSSNYGIISQTLNFQLRSGQYLAGTPNVQILNILACIGIFAIFLLVIYLKKSGAITIFLILCVLSITFLSGSKLFSIKKIVEHDFEIREQIAKTETNSDNMTIKPIFTLSKTGKNIFIIMLDTAVNSYFKILTEKRPDVAKAYNGFTYYPNILSFYRRTLFGAPPLFGGYEYSTYNMNKRSNILMKDKQNEAILLLPLLFKKENYDITITDMPYIDYGESKISDFYGKYDIKGQNIQGLYNTKYIHEVLELEKYKDTSRIDLLLKRNFLLFSILETTLCSFRDIIYQNGKYWSSVDYTLSSHVSTSALNSYSTLYYLPELTKINDNNKEQNNTFTIMINDLTHEPSYLQYPDFTIPAEIIEHGDNFFGNNSYKYYHVNSSSYILLSKWFDYLRSEGVWDNTLIIIVSDHGESGITNPDFTSFQNNHILSYNPILLVKNFSDNSKLKINNEFMTNADIPLLALEGNIVNPTNPFTKNKLTADKKEGIYIFTEGFTNTSYYNGTTCLEDDSKFYHVRDNIFEPKNWQELKYGDFKNNK; encoded by the coding sequence ATGCTTGATATTCTTTTTAATATAATCATTTATCCCATTAAACTTCTCCTTGAATGTGTTTACATGATACTATCGGTTTCTGTTTTCAAAGACAATATTGGGGTTTCCCTTGCGGGCCTGAGTATAACCGTCAATTTGCTTTGCCTTCCTCTTTATACCAAGGCGGAAAAACTCCAAGAGGCTGAACGGGATATTCAGAAAAGGTTGGCACCTCGTGCCGCCGATATTAAAAAATACTTTAAAGGCGATGAACGGTATATGATCCTGTCCATGCATTATCGGGAAAATCATTATCATCCCATAATGGCCTTAAGGAGTTCTTTAAGTCTTTTAATACAGATACCTTTTTTTATTGCGGCCTATACCTTCCTTTCTCACCTCGACATATTAAATGGAAGGTCTCTTTTTATTTTAAGAGATTTGAGTGCTCCTGATGCTTTGTTCACTATAAGCAGTTTCAAAATCAATGCACTCCCTGTATTAATGACCATTATCAACATTGGGGCAGGGCTTATTTACAGCCGAGGATTCCCCTTAAAAGACAAGGTCCAGCTCTACCTTATGTCTTTGGTCTTTCTCGTCCTTCTTTACAATTCCCCATCAGTTTTGGTACTTTACTGGACATTTAACAATATTTTCTCTTTAGTAAAAAATATTTTATTTAAGATAAAAAATCCTTTTAAAATTATTTATTTTTTAGGATGTTTATTATTCGCCTTCTTCATGATTTATGTAGTTTTTATTCGCTATAACGAACCCATGAGGGCGGCCAGAAATAAATTATTTGCCGTTGCGATTTTTATCTTTTTTGCCTGTATTCCATTTTTTATCTTTCTATTAAATCGGTTTATAAAACCCAAATTTTTCTTTCTTTTCAATAATTTACAAAACAGTCTTGTTATTATGACTTTCTCTTGTTTTTGCCTTTTAATTCTTGTAGGATGTTATATTCCTTTTAATATTGTTTCCTCAGACCCTATCCAGTTTGCCACTATTGAAAACATCAAAAACCTTTTTACGATCCTTATTTATCCAGCAGTGCAGGCGGTGGGCTTTTTTCTATTTTGGCCCCTCTATATCTTTTTCCTTTCTCCCAAAAAACTTAAAAGTATTTTTGCCATGATTGCTTCAGTCACCGCCATTACGGCATTTATAAACTTATTTATATTTAGTAGCAATTACGGTATTATTTCACAGACTCTGAATTTTCAGCTCCGATCGGGACAGTATCTTGCAGGTACCCCTAACGTTCAAATTTTGAATATTCTTGCCTGTATCGGAATATTTGCTATTTTTCTTTTAGTAATTTATTTAAAAAAATCAGGCGCAATTACTATTTTTTTAATACTTTGCGTTTTAAGTATCACTTTTCTTTCAGGTAGTAAACTCTTTTCCATTAAAAAAATCGTTGAACATGATTTTGAAATACGAGAACAAATAGCAAAAACTGAAACGAATTCTGATAATATGACTATAAAACCAATTTTCACTTTAAGTAAAACAGGTAAAAATATTTTTATTATCATGTTAGATACGGCAGTAAATTCTTATTTTAAGATATTAACTGAAAAAAGGCCGGATGTTGCAAAAGCATATAATGGTTTTACTTATTATCCCAATATTCTTTCTTTTTACCGACGGACTTTATTTGGCGCTCCCCCACTTTTTGGCGGCTATGAATATTCAACATACAATATGAATAAGCGTTCCAATATACTAATGAAAGACAAACAAAATGAAGCAATACTTCTTTTGCCTCTGCTATTTAAAAAAGAAAATTATGATATTACAATTACTGATATGCCCTATATAGACTATGGGGAAAGCAAGATTTCAGATTTTTACGGGAAATATGATATAAAGGGGCAAAATATTCAAGGATTATATAATACTAAATATATCCATGAAGTATTAGAGCTTGAAAAATACAAAGATACTTCCCGAATTGATCTTTTACTAAAAAGGAATTTTCTGCTTTTCAGTATTCTCGAAACAACTCTTTGTTCATTTAGGGATATTATTTATCAGAATGGTAAGTATTGGTCCTCAGTAGACTATACTTTAAGCAGCCACGTATCTACCTCGGCATTAAATAGCTATTCCACCCTTTATTATCTCCCTGAACTTACAAAAATTAACGATAATAACAAGGAACAAAATAATACTTTTACTATTATGATTAATGATTTGACTCATGAACCTTCTTATTTACAATACCCTGATTTTACTATACCTGCTGAAATTATAGAACATGGAGATAATTTTTTTGGCAATAATTCTTATAAATATTATCATGTAAATTCATCATCCTATATCTTATTGAGTAAGTGGTTTGATTATCTCCGTTCTGAAGGTGTCTGGGATAATACCCTTATTATTATCGTGTCTGATCATGGTGAAAGTGGTATAACCAACCCTGATTTCACTTCATTTCAAAACAATCATATTCTTTCATATAATCCAATTCTTTTGGTCAAGAATTTTTCTGACAATAGCAAATTAAAAATAAATAATGAATTTATGACCAATGCAGATATTCCCCTTCTTGCTCTTGAAGGCAATATTGTAAATCCTACAAATCCTTTTACCAAGAATAAACTTACTGCGGATAAGAAAGAGGGTATTTATATATTTACTGAGGGTTTTACCAATACGTCTTATTATAATGGCACAACCTGTTTAGAAGATGATTCAAAGTTTTATCATGTTAGGGACAATATTTTTGAACCAAAAAACTGGCAAGAATTAAAATATGGGGACTTTAAAAACAATAAATGA
- a CDS encoding CDP-glycerol glycerophosphotransferase family protein, which produces MKLIYIAFFLIFFASPVFAYIDPGTGSMLFSLLTGVAVTAFFFFKNVLIKIKDGTLFERFLGKGKTIGSDKHHSLVIYSEGKQYWNVFRPILEELVKRKIPCAYCTSGEDDPGLLFSGPADMPGLIKKEFIGKGNTAYRFLNFLEADICLMTTPGLDVLQIKRSPGVKKYIHVLHMVTDPTTYRLFGLDYYDQILLTGEYQKKDIRELEEKRGTKQKELTVVGCTYLDVMSERLADLPPKDAAKTVLVAPSWGENGILKRYGLKLLEPLALSSYKIIIRPHPQSVISEKETLEKIQKDLARFENIEWNFDAENIKALSRADILISDFSGVIFDYAFLFNRPVVYPRFEFDKRPYDLSDIDDEAWTFRAIREIGLPVDETQFKDIEGILDRVMGEKKRGESTKRLKDEAWMYPGEAGMRIVDALGIHDV; this is translated from the coding sequence ATGAAATTGATTTATATTGCGTTTTTTCTGATATTCTTTGCATCCCCTGTTTTTGCCTATATCGATCCTGGTACCGGAAGCATGCTTTTTTCATTATTAACCGGTGTGGCAGTCACGGCCTTTTTCTTTTTCAAGAATGTGCTTATCAAAATAAAAGACGGCACATTATTTGAAAGGTTCCTGGGCAAAGGAAAGACCATCGGCTCCGATAAACACCATTCCCTGGTTATCTATTCGGAGGGGAAGCAATATTGGAATGTATTTAGGCCGATACTCGAAGAATTGGTAAAACGCAAAATCCCCTGCGCTTATTGCACCAGCGGCGAAGACGATCCGGGCCTTTTGTTTTCCGGGCCGGCGGATATGCCGGGCCTGATTAAAAAGGAATTTATCGGTAAGGGGAATACCGCATACCGCTTTCTGAATTTTCTGGAAGCGGATATCTGCCTTATGACAACACCGGGCCTTGATGTATTGCAGATTAAGAGATCGCCTGGGGTAAAGAAGTATATTCACGTCCTCCATATGGTAACAGATCCGACAACCTATCGCCTTTTTGGCCTGGATTATTACGATCAGATTTTGTTGACCGGCGAGTATCAAAAGAAGGATATACGGGAACTGGAAGAAAAAAGAGGAACAAAACAAAAAGAATTGACAGTTGTAGGCTGCACTTACCTTGATGTCATGTCGGAACGCCTTGCTGATTTGCCCCCAAAAGACGCTGCAAAAACAGTGCTGGTAGCGCCATCCTGGGGCGAAAACGGAATTTTGAAACGCTATGGCTTAAAGCTCCTTGAGCCTCTGGCGCTTTCTTCATATAAAATAATCATTCGCCCCCATCCGCAGAGCGTTATTTCAGAAAAGGAAACCCTTGAAAAAATCCAAAAGGATCTTGCCCGCTTTGAAAACATTGAATGGAATTTTGATGCCGAAAACATTAAGGCCCTGTCCAGGGCGGATATCCTTATTTCTGATTTTTCCGGTGTTATTTTTGACTATGCTTTTTTGTTCAACCGGCCTGTAGTGTACCCCAGGTTTGAATTTGACAAAAGGCCGTACGATTTGTCGGACATTGACGACGAAGCCTGGACTTTTCGGGCCATACGGGAAATCGGCTTGCCGGTGGATGAGACGCAATTTAAGGACATTGAGGGGATTTTGGATAGGGTTATGGGGGAGAAAAAGAGGGGGGAATCAACCAAAAGGTTAAAAGATGAGGCCTGGATGTATCCAGGGGAAGCAGGAATGCGCATCGTGGATGCGCTGGGTATCCACGATGTTTAA